The following are encoded in a window of Streptococcus pasteurianus genomic DNA:
- the dnaA gene encoding chromosomal replication initiator protein DnaA, protein MTENEQIFWSRVLELAKSQLKQATYEFFVLDARLIQIEQNTATIYLDPMKELFWDKNLKPIILTAGFEVYNAEIVVNYVFEEDLANQTEIMTTSQAVPTTQKNTLPLVDSDLNTKYTFDNFVQGDENRWAFSASYAVADAPGTTYNPLFIWGGPGLGKTHLLNAIGNAVLQNNPNARVKYITAENFINEFVIHIRLDTMEELKEKFRNLDVLLIDDIQSLAKKTLSGTQEEFFNTFNALYDNNKQIVLTSDRTPDHLDNLEQRLVTRFKWGLTINITPPDFETRVAILTNKTQEYNYIFPQDTIEYLAGQFDSNVRDLEGALKDISLVASIKKIETITVDVAAEAIRARKQDDPKMTVIPIDEIQSQVGKFYGVTVKEIKATKRTQDIVLARQVAMYLAREMTDNSLPKIGKEFGGRDHSTVLHAYNKIKNMLAQDDSLRIEIETIKNKIK, encoded by the coding sequence ATGACTGAAAATGAACAAATCTTTTGGAGTAGGGTTCTGGAATTAGCAAAAAGCCAACTAAAACAAGCAACGTATGAATTTTTTGTTTTAGATGCTCGTTTGATTCAAATTGAGCAAAATACGGCTACCATTTATTTAGACCCTATGAAAGAGTTGTTTTGGGATAAAAATCTTAAACCAATTATTTTGACGGCTGGTTTTGAGGTTTATAATGCTGAAATTGTTGTCAACTATGTCTTTGAAGAAGATTTAGCCAATCAAACAGAAATAATGACCACTTCACAAGCTGTTCCAACAACTCAAAAAAACACTTTGCCCCTAGTTGATTCTGATTTAAATACCAAATATACCTTTGATAACTTCGTACAAGGTGATGAAAACCGTTGGGCATTTTCTGCGTCTTACGCCGTTGCAGACGCTCCAGGAACAACTTACAATCCTCTTTTTATTTGGGGAGGACCTGGGTTGGGAAAAACTCACTTGCTCAATGCCATTGGTAATGCGGTTTTGCAAAATAATCCCAATGCACGTGTAAAGTATATTACTGCTGAAAATTTCATCAATGAATTTGTTATTCATATCCGTTTGGACACAATGGAAGAGTTAAAGGAAAAATTCCGCAATCTTGATGTTTTACTAATTGATGATATTCAATCCCTAGCTAAGAAAACATTGTCTGGGACACAGGAAGAATTTTTCAATACTTTCAATGCTCTTTATGATAATAACAAGCAAATTGTACTGACAAGTGACCGTACACCTGACCATCTGGACAACCTGGAACAACGTCTGGTCACGCGCTTCAAATGGGGCTTGACAATTAATATCACTCCCCCTGATTTTGAAACACGTGTTGCCATTTTAACGAATAAAACGCAAGAATATAATTATATTTTTCCGCAAGATACCATTGAGTATTTAGCAGGACAATTTGATTCCAACGTTCGTGACCTTGAGGGAGCTTTAAAAGATATTAGCCTAGTTGCTAGCATTAAAAAGATTGAAACCATTACAGTTGATGTCGCAGCAGAAGCGATTCGCGCTCGTAAGCAAGACGATCCAAAAATGACAGTCATCCCAATTGATGAAATCCAAAGCCAAGTTGGAAAATTCTATGGCGTTACTGTTAAAGAAATCAAGGCAACCAAACGGACACAAGATATTGTTTTAGCGCGCCAAGTAGCTATGTATCTCGCACGTGAAATGACTGATAACTCACTTCCAAAAATCGGGAAAGAATTTGGCGGTCGCGACCATTCAACAGTCTTACATGCCTATAATAAAATCAAAAATATGTTAGCTCAAGATGACAGTTTACGTATTGAAATTGAAACCATAAAAAATAAGATAAAATAG
- the dnaN gene encoding DNA polymerase III subunit beta yields the protein MIKFSINKSFFLQALNATKRAISTKNAIPVLSTIKIEVQNSNITLTGSNGQISIENTIPTSNENAGLLITSTGAVLLEANFFINIVSSLPDVTLDFEEIEHHQIVLTSGKSEITLKGKDVDLYPRLQEMATENPLVLETKLLKSIIAETAFAASLQESRPILTGVHMVLSDHKDFKAVATDSHRMSQRKLTLENTSNDFNVVIPSKSLREFAAVFTDDIETVEVFFSDSQMLFRSDYISFYTRLLEGNYPDTDRLLTNAFETEVTFNTNALRSAMERAHLISNATQNGTVKLEIANNSVSAHVNSPEVGKVNEELDTIDQSGNDLTISFNPTYLIEALKALKSETVVIRFISPVRPFTLMPGDDAENFIQLITPVRTN from the coding sequence ATGATTAAATTCTCAATTAATAAATCTTTCTTTCTTCAAGCATTGAATGCAACCAAGAGAGCTATTTCGACTAAAAATGCGATTCCTGTTTTATCAACAATTAAAATTGAAGTTCAAAATAGTAACATTACATTAACTGGTTCTAACGGACAAATTTCAATCGAAAATACTATTCCAACTTCTAATGAAAATGCAGGTTTGCTGATTACTTCAACTGGTGCTGTACTATTAGAAGCAAACTTCTTTATTAATATCGTTTCAAGTCTTCCAGATGTGACATTGGATTTTGAAGAAATTGAACACCATCAAATTGTTCTAACAAGTGGTAAATCAGAAATTACCTTAAAAGGAAAAGATGTTGATCTTTACCCTCGTCTTCAAGAAATGGCTACTGAAAATCCTTTAGTTTTGGAAACAAAACTATTGAAATCTATCATTGCTGAAACAGCCTTTGCAGCAAGTCTTCAAGAAAGCCGTCCAATCTTGACTGGTGTTCACATGGTTCTTAGTGACCACAAAGACTTTAAAGCAGTCGCAACTGATTCTCACCGTATGAGCCAACGTAAATTAACTTTGGAAAATACTTCAAATGATTTCAACGTTGTTATTCCAAGTAAATCTTTACGTGAATTTGCAGCTGTATTTACAGATGATATTGAAACGGTAGAAGTTTTCTTCTCTGATAGCCAAATGCTCTTTAGAAGTGACTACATTAGCTTCTATACACGACTTTTAGAAGGAAATTATCCAGATACTGACCGCTTGTTGACAAATGCTTTTGAAACAGAAGTGACATTTAATACCAATGCACTTCGTTCAGCAATGGAACGTGCTCACTTGATTTCAAATGCAACACAAAATGGTACTGTTAAACTTGAAATTGCTAATAATAGCGTTTCTGCTCACGTTAACTCACCTGAGGTCGGTAAAGTTAACGAAGAATTGGATACTATTGACCAATCAGGCAATGATTTGACAATCAGCTTTAACCCAACTTATCTGATTGAAGCTCTTAAAGCCTTGAAGAGTGAAACAGTTGTTATTCGCTTTATTTCACCAGTGCGTCCATTTACTTTAATGCCAGGTGATGATGCTGAGAACTTTATTCAATTAATCACTCCAGTTCGTACAAACTAA
- a CDS encoding diacylglycerol/lipid kinase family protein, with protein MTLYIIANPHAGNHGAKQVISDIEKHHTSDICTLLTRYKNDELHQVEKLLKTFDPEKDKLLIVGGDGTLSKVLYHLPANLPFAYYPVGSGNDFARALGIVPNLDTLLVSLTNQPKGITVYSYQECLVLNSLDLGFAAWVVNQATNSTLKTVLNKCHLGKLTYVAIAIQFLLKNPLQASVSLESSEGDNLILNDHFFFSLANNTYFGGGIMIWPTATVHSENLECVYAKGETFFQRLTVLLSLVLKRHEKSSYLNHCSLKQVTVNFPKESLIEIDGEIVSLNEITLSSQKRYIYL; from the coding sequence ATGACGCTTTATATTATTGCTAATCCCCATGCAGGAAATCATGGGGCAAAACAAGTTATCAGTGATATTGAAAAACATCATACATCAGATATTTGCACTTTATTAACACGCTATAAAAACGATGAATTACATCAAGTTGAGAAACTGCTAAAAACATTTGACCCAGAAAAAGATAAGCTTCTGATTGTCGGAGGCGATGGGACATTATCAAAAGTTCTCTATCATTTGCCAGCAAATCTTCCATTTGCCTATTATCCTGTCGGATCTGGTAATGATTTTGCGCGTGCTCTTGGTATAGTACCGAACTTAGATACATTATTAGTCTCGTTAACAAATCAACCTAAAGGAATTACGGTTTACAGTTATCAAGAATGTTTAGTATTAAATAGCTTAGATTTAGGATTTGCAGCATGGGTTGTTAATCAAGCTACTAATTCAACGTTAAAAACTGTGCTTAATAAATGCCACCTTGGGAAATTGACTTATGTTGCAATCGCTATTCAATTTTTATTAAAAAATCCCCTCCAAGCTTCTGTGAGTTTGGAAAGTTCGGAAGGAGATAACTTAATATTAAATGATCATTTCTTTTTTTCACTAGCTAATAATACTTATTTTGGTGGGGGTATCATGATTTGGCCAACAGCGACTGTTCATTCTGAGAATTTGGAGTGTGTTTATGCCAAAGGAGAAACTTTTTTCCAACGATTAACGGTACTGTTGTCTTTGGTTCTTAAAAGACATGAGAAATCGTCTTACTTAAATCATTGTTCGTTAAAACAGGTTACGGTTAATTTTCCAAAAGAGAGTTTAATTGAAATTGATGGTGAAATTGTATCATTGAATGAAATTACTTTATCATCACAAAAACGCTATATTTATTTGTAA
- a CDS encoding DUF951 domain-containing protein: MYELGSHVEMKKPHACRIKATGKKANEWEVIRIGADIKIRCTNCDHIVMMSRHDFERKLKKVLS, encoded by the coding sequence ATGTACGAACTTGGAAGTCACGTTGAAATGAAAAAGCCCCATGCTTGTAGGATAAAAGCTACTGGAAAAAAAGCCAATGAATGGGAAGTCATTCGAATTGGGGCTGATATTAAAATTCGTTGCACAAACTGCGACCATATCGTCATGATGAGCCGCCACGACTTTGAACGCAAATTAAAGAAAGTTTTGTCATAA
- the ychF gene encoding redox-regulated ATPase YchF, producing the protein MALTAGIVGLPNVGKSTLFNAITKAGAEAANYPFATIDPNVGMVEVPDERLQKLTELITPKKTVPTTFEFTDIAGIVKGASRGEGLGNKFLANIREVDAIVHVVRAFDDENVMREQGREDAFVDPLADIDTINLELILADLESVNKRYARVEKVARTQKDKDSIAEFSVLQKIKPVLEDGKSARTVDFTEEEQKIVKQLFLLTTKPVLYVANVDEDKVANPDDIEYVKQIREFAATENAEVVVISARAEEEISELDDEDKALFLEDLGLTESGVDKLTRAAYHLLGLGTYFTAGEKEVRAWTFKRGIKAPQAAGIIHSDFERGFIRAITMSYDDLINYGSEKAVKEAGRLREEGKDYVVQDGDIMEFRFNV; encoded by the coding sequence ATGGCTTTAACAGCAGGTATTGTTGGTTTACCAAATGTTGGAAAATCAACTCTTTTTAATGCGATTACAAAGGCAGGTGCGGAAGCTGCTAACTATCCTTTCGCGACAATCGACCCTAACGTTGGTATGGTAGAAGTGCCAGATGAACGTTTACAAAAATTGACTGAACTTATCACACCTAAAAAAACAGTTCCAACAACCTTTGAATTTACTGATATTGCGGGTATCGTAAAAGGTGCTTCACGTGGTGAAGGTCTTGGTAATAAATTCCTTGCTAACATTCGTGAAGTAGATGCTATCGTTCATGTTGTTCGTGCTTTTGATGATGAAAATGTTATGCGTGAGCAAGGACGTGAGGATGCTTTTGTTGACCCACTTGCAGATATTGACACAATTAACTTAGAATTGATTCTTGCTGACTTGGAATCTGTTAATAAACGTTATGCGCGTGTAGAAAAAGTGGCACGTACTCAAAAAGATAAAGATTCTATCGCAGAATTTAGCGTTCTTCAAAAAATTAAACCAGTCCTTGAGGATGGAAAATCAGCACGTACGGTTGACTTTACAGAAGAAGAACAAAAAATTGTTAAACAATTGTTCCTTTTGACAACAAAACCAGTACTTTACGTTGCAAATGTTGATGAAGATAAAGTAGCTAATCCAGACGATATCGAATACGTAAAACAAATTCGTGAATTTGCTGCAACTGAAAATGCAGAAGTTGTTGTTATCTCAGCGCGTGCCGAAGAAGAAATCTCTGAACTTGATGATGAAGATAAAGCATTATTCCTTGAAGACCTTGGTTTAACAGAATCTGGTGTTGATAAATTGACACGTGCAGCTTATCACTTGCTCGGTCTTGGCACTTACTTTACAGCAGGTGAAAAAGAAGTTCGTGCATGGACATTTAAACGCGGTATCAAGGCTCCTCAAGCAGCTGGTATCATTCACTCTGACTTTGAACGTGGGTTTATCCGTGCGATTACAATGTCTTACGATGACTTAATCAATTATGGTTCTGAAAAAGCTGTCAAAGAAGCAGGTCGTCTTCGTGAAGAAGGGAAAGATTATGTGGTTCAAGATGGTGATATCATGGAATTCCGCTTTAACGTATAA
- the pth gene encoding aminoacyl-tRNA hydrolase, with amino-acid sequence MVKMIVGLGNPGSKYHETRHNIGFMAIDRLAKVFNVTFSEEKNFKAEVGSCFVNGEKVYLVKPTTFMNNSGIAIHALLTYYNIDIKDFLVIYDDLDMEVGRIRLRQKGSAGGHNGIKSIIAHTGTQAFDRIKVGIGRPKQGRSVVDHVLGKFDQDDYITVTNTLEKVNEAVQFYLQEADFVKTMQKFNG; translated from the coding sequence ATGGTAAAAATGATTGTTGGTCTGGGAAATCCAGGCAGTAAATATCACGAAACAAGGCATAATATTGGTTTTATGGCAATTGATCGCCTTGCTAAGGTTTTCAATGTCACATTTTCAGAGGAAAAGAATTTTAAAGCAGAAGTTGGTTCTTGTTTTGTCAACGGAGAAAAAGTTTATCTAGTCAAACCAACCACTTTTATGAACAATTCAGGTATCGCTATTCATGCTTTGTTGACGTATTATAATATTGATATTAAAGATTTCTTGGTGATTTACGATGATTTAGATATGGAAGTGGGTCGTATTCGCCTACGTCAAAAAGGCTCTGCTGGTGGGCATAATGGCATAAAATCTATCATTGCACACACTGGAACGCAGGCATTTGACCGTATTAAAGTTGGTATTGGACGTCCGAAGCAAGGCCGTTCGGTAGTTGACCATGTTCTTGGAAAATTTGACCAAGATGATTATATTACAGTTACTAATACACTTGAAAAGGTTAATGAAGCTGTTCAATTTTATTTACAGGAAGCAGATTTTGTAAAAACCATGCAAAAATTTAATGGGTAA
- the mfd gene encoding transcription-repair coupling factor gives MNIIDLFSQNKIIQTWHSDVANLGRQLIMGLSGSSRALAIASAYQANEEKIVVITSTQNEVEKLASDLSSLIGEDKVYTFFADDVAAAEFIFASMDKAHSRLEVLNFLQDNKQSGILITSLVGARVLLPNPEIYAESQLNFVVGEDYNIDKVVKVLSNVGYQKVSQVRNPGEFSRRGDIVDIYEMTADYPYRLEFFGDEVDGIRQFDAETQKSLSNIEQVTISPADELILSEEDFARASKAFETFLETAKDEQQAYLSELYAATQEQYKHQDIRRFLSLFYAKEWTLLDYIPKGTPVFFDDFQKLVDRNAKFDLEVANLLTEDLQRGKAVSSLVYFADIYKDLRQYQPATFFSNFHKGLGNLKFDKLHNFTQYPMQEFFNQFPLLIDEVNRYQKSKATVLIQADSEHGLERLQENLHEYGLELPVVATDDLQAQQAQLVVGNLSNGFYFADEKIVLITEHEIYHKKIKRRIRRSNISNAERLKDYNELSKGDYVVHHVHGIGKFLGIETIEIHGVHRDYLTIQYQGSSTISLPVEQIESLSKYVSADGKEPKINKLNDGRFQKTKQKVSKQVEDIADDLLKLYAERSQLKGFAFSPDDDLQREFDEDFAFVETEDQLRSIKEIKNDMEEDKPMDRLLVGDVGFGKTEVAMRAAFKAVKDHKQVAVLVPTTVLAQQHYTNFSERFENYPVTVDVLSRFRSKKEQNDTLDKLKKGQVDIIIGTHRLLSKDVDFADLGLIIIDEEQRFGVKHKEKLKELKTKVDVLTLTATPIPRTLHISMLGIRDLSVIETPPTNRYPVQTYVLETNPGLIREAIIREIDRGGQVFYVYNRVDTIDQKVSELQELVPEASIGFVHGQMSEIQLENTLMDFIDGVYDVLVATTIIETGVDISNVNTLFIENADHMGLSTLYQLRGRVGRSNRIAYAYLMYHPDKILTEVSEKRLDAIKGFTELGSGFKIAMRDLSIRGAGNILGASQSGFIDSVGFEMYSQLLEEAIAKKQGKSQARRKSNAEMNLQIDAYLPSEYINDERQKIEIYKRIREIESQKDYQSLQDELIDRFGEYPDQVAYLLEIGLVKAYMDNAFTELVERKDNNLLVRFEKASLQHYLTQDYFEALSKTNLKARIGENQGKIEITFNIRDKKDYEILEELQNFGKMLAEIKSRKIEKD, from the coding sequence ATGAATATTATTGATTTATTTAGCCAAAATAAGATTATTCAAACATGGCATAGCGACGTGGCTAATCTTGGTAGGCAACTGATTATGGGCTTATCAGGTTCTAGCAGAGCTCTTGCCATTGCTTCTGCTTATCAGGCTAATGAGGAAAAAATAGTTGTCATCACCTCAACACAAAATGAAGTTGAAAAATTGGCTAGTGATTTATCTAGCTTGATTGGTGAGGACAAGGTTTATACTTTTTTTGCGGATGATGTTGCGGCGGCAGAGTTTATTTTTGCCTCGATGGATAAGGCACACTCACGCCTAGAAGTTTTAAATTTTTTACAAGATAATAAGCAATCTGGTATCTTAATTACAAGTTTAGTGGGAGCCCGTGTTTTACTACCAAATCCTGAAATTTATGCTGAAAGTCAGCTAAATTTTGTTGTCGGTGAGGATTACAACATTGACAAGGTTGTAAAGGTACTGTCAAATGTCGGTTACCAAAAAGTATCACAGGTTCGTAATCCAGGCGAATTTAGTCGGCGTGGTGATATCGTTGATATTTATGAGATGACCGCTGACTATCCTTATCGTTTAGAGTTCTTTGGTGATGAAGTTGATGGCATTCGTCAGTTTGATGCAGAAACCCAAAAATCACTTAGTAATATTGAGCAGGTAACCATTTCCCCAGCTGATGAGCTCATTTTATCGGAAGAAGATTTTGCTAGAGCTAGTAAGGCATTTGAGACGTTTTTAGAGACTGCTAAAGATGAACAGCAGGCTTATTTAAGTGAGCTTTATGCTGCAACTCAGGAACAGTATAAGCATCAAGATATTAGACGTTTCTTATCACTCTTTTATGCGAAGGAATGGACGTTACTTGATTACATTCCTAAGGGAACACCAGTCTTTTTTGATGATTTTCAAAAGCTAGTTGACCGCAATGCTAAGTTTGATTTGGAAGTTGCAAACTTATTGACAGAAGATTTACAACGTGGTAAAGCAGTGTCAAGTTTGGTTTACTTCGCTGATATTTATAAAGACTTACGTCAATATCAGCCAGCAACGTTCTTTTCTAATTTTCATAAAGGATTAGGTAATCTTAAATTTGATAAACTTCATAATTTTACACAATATCCAATGCAAGAATTTTTCAATCAATTTCCGTTATTGATTGATGAAGTTAATCGTTATCAAAAATCTAAAGCGACCGTTTTAATTCAAGCAGATTCGGAACATGGTTTAGAACGTTTACAGGAGAATTTACATGAATATGGCTTGGAATTACCTGTGGTTGCTACAGATGATTTACAAGCACAACAAGCTCAGCTAGTCGTTGGCAATTTATCAAATGGCTTTTATTTTGCTGATGAGAAAATTGTTCTCATTACCGAGCACGAAATTTACCATAAGAAAATTAAGCGCCGTATTCGTCGTTCAAATATTAGCAATGCCGAACGTTTGAAAGACTACAATGAATTGTCAAAAGGTGATTATGTGGTTCACCATGTTCATGGTATTGGTAAATTTTTAGGAATTGAAACAATTGAAATCCATGGTGTGCACCGCGATTATTTGACCATTCAATATCAAGGCTCTTCAACAATTTCATTGCCAGTAGAGCAAATTGAAAGTTTATCAAAATACGTTTCTGCAGATGGCAAGGAACCTAAAATCAATAAATTAAATGATGGTCGTTTCCAAAAGACCAAACAAAAGGTTTCTAAGCAAGTTGAGGACATTGCGGATGATTTGTTGAAATTGTATGCGGAACGTAGTCAGCTAAAAGGTTTTGCTTTTTCACCAGACGATGATTTGCAGCGGGAATTTGACGAAGATTTTGCTTTTGTAGAAACAGAGGACCAACTTCGCTCTATCAAGGAAATTAAGAACGACATGGAAGAAGATAAGCCAATGGATCGCTTATTGGTTGGGGATGTTGGCTTTGGTAAAACAGAAGTTGCGATGCGCGCCGCTTTTAAAGCTGTTAAAGACCATAAACAAGTAGCTGTCTTAGTGCCAACAACTGTTCTTGCTCAACAACACTACACAAATTTCTCAGAGCGTTTTGAAAATTATCCTGTTACAGTTGATGTGCTTAGTCGTTTTCGTAGCAAAAAAGAACAAAATGACACCCTAGACAAGTTGAAAAAAGGTCAAGTTGATATCATTATTGGTACTCATCGTCTGCTATCTAAAGATGTTGATTTTGCTGATTTAGGTTTGATTATTATTGATGAGGAGCAACGTTTTGGCGTTAAGCACAAAGAAAAATTAAAAGAGCTTAAGACTAAAGTTGATGTATTGACCTTGACAGCGACTCCAATTCCACGAACCCTTCACATATCAATGTTGGGAATTCGCGACCTATCAGTTATTGAAACGCCACCGACTAACCGTTACCCTGTTCAAACTTACGTTTTGGAAACTAATCCTGGTCTGATTCGTGAGGCTATCATTCGTGAAATTGACCGTGGCGGACAAGTTTTCTATGTTTACAATAGGGTGGACACCATTGACCAAAAAGTGTCAGAATTGCAAGAGTTGGTTCCTGAAGCAAGTATTGGTTTTGTTCATGGTCAGATGAGTGAAATTCAACTTGAAAATACGCTCATGGACTTTATTGACGGTGTTTACGATGTTCTGGTTGCGACAACTATCATTGAAACAGGTGTTGATATTTCTAATGTTAATACTTTATTTATCGAAAATGCAGACCACATGGGCTTGTCAACTTTGTATCAACTTCGTGGACGTGTTGGGCGTTCTAATCGAATTGCTTACGCCTACCTCATGTACCACCCAGACAAGATTTTGACAGAGGTCTCTGAAAAACGTTTAGATGCCATTAAAGGCTTTACAGAATTAGGTTCTGGTTTCAAAATTGCCATGCGTGATTTGTCCATTCGTGGTGCAGGAAATATTCTTGGCGCCTCACAAAGTGGTTTTATTGACTCTGTTGGTTTTGAAATGTATTCGCAGTTACTAGAAGAGGCTATCGCTAAGAAACAAGGCAAATCTCAAGCGCGCCGTAAGAGCAATGCGGAGATGAATTTACAAATTGATGCCTATTTACCAAGCGAATATATTAACGATGAACGTCAAAAAATTGAAATTTACAAACGTATTCGTGAAATTGAAAGTCAGAAAGATTATCAAAGTTTACAAGATGAGTTAATTGACCGTTTTGGCGAATACCCAGACCAAGTCGCCTACTTACTTGAAATTGGCTTGGTTAAAGCTTATATGGACAATGCTTTCACAGAACTTGTGGAACGTAAAGATAACAATCTATTAGTACGTTTTGAAAAAGCTTCGCTGCAACATTACTTGACACAAGATTATTTTGAAGCTCTTTCAAAAACAAACTTGAAAGCCCGTATTGGCGAAAATCAAGGTAAAATTGAAATTACTTTTAATATCCGTGATAAAAAAGATTATGAGATTTTAGAAGAACTTCAGAATTTCGGTAAAATGCTAGCTGAAATCAAATCCAGAAAAATTGAAAAGGACTAG
- a CDS encoding dihydrofolate reductase family protein, with amino-acid sequence MRKVVLFIAMSLDGYIADGNGGVAWLNGHGNDNENIDTYTEFTKDIDTVLMGWNTSHQVVTELSPQEWVYNKFTTYVLTHKECNSSQQIHFTSENPVLLLERLKQEAGKDIWICGGANLVQQLVSKNMIDKYYISVIPTLLGNGVRLLGNIDREIKLRLCKTQTYNGITDLIYMRR; translated from the coding sequence ATGAGAAAAGTAGTTTTATTTATTGCCATGAGCCTTGACGGATATATTGCGGACGGTAATGGTGGAGTAGCTTGGCTAAATGGTCATGGAAATGACAATGAAAACATCGACACTTATACAGAATTTACCAAAGATATAGATACTGTCTTAATGGGGTGGAATACTTCTCATCAGGTTGTTACTGAACTTTCTCCGCAAGAATGGGTATATAATAAATTTACAACTTATGTATTAACACATAAAGAGTGCAATTCTTCCCAACAAATTCATTTTACAAGTGAAAATCCTGTTTTATTATTGGAACGGCTAAAACAAGAAGCAGGAAAGGATATTTGGATTTGTGGCGGAGCAAATCTTGTTCAGCAGTTGGTAAGCAAAAATATGATTGATAAATATTACATTTCTGTTATTCCTACTCTGTTAGGAAATGGGGTTCGTCTTTTGGGCAACATAGACAGGGAAATAAAGTTAAGGCTTTGTAAAACACAGACTTATAACGGAATAACCGATTTGATTTATATGCGTAGATAA
- a CDS encoding DUF3781 domain-containing protein gives MRYQNMENELLENLGRLHTTELGVIRIKKNLSLNVENVIEWCKEKISLSNAEITRKGKNWYITIDNCIITVNAYSYTVITSHKVK, from the coding sequence ATGAGGTATCAAAATATGGAAAATGAATTACTGGAAAACTTAGGAAGACTTCACACAACTGAACTTGGCGTTATTAGAATTAAAAAGAACTTATCTTTGAATGTAGAAAATGTAATTGAATGGTGCAAAGAAAAAATTAGCCTTTCTAATGCGGAAATCACAAGAAAAGGAAAAAACTGGTATATAACGATTGATAATTGTATTATAACGGTAAATGCGTACAGTTATACCGTTATCACTTCTCACAAGGTAAAATGA
- a CDS encoding GyrI-like domain-containing protein: protein MINFSIKELNAFAVIGQEVELTNYQKKNIQISTQFWRKFNSSLKKAYLSQSGNWVKYAFMERRNGKLYYFCSIPQRTITPEGFLYKEIPSYKYLVVEHIGAMDKIYETYGKIYEEIIPSTSYIPIKDIILHFEKYDYRFHWNSDNSVIEIWIPIQD, encoded by the coding sequence ATGATAAATTTTTCTATAAAGGAATTAAACGCATTTGCAGTTATTGGGCAGGAAGTAGAACTGACTAATTATCAAAAAAAGAATATTCAGATTAGTACACAGTTTTGGAGAAAGTTTAACAGTAGTTTGAAAAAAGCGTATCTTTCACAATCAGGAAATTGGGTAAAATATGCTTTTATGGAAAGAAGAAATGGAAAACTTTATTATTTCTGTTCTATTCCCCAAAGAACCATTACCCCAGAGGGCTTTCTGTATAAAGAAATACCGTCTTATAAATATTTGGTTGTGGAGCATATTGGTGCTATGGATAAAATATATGAAACTTATGGCAAGATTTATGAAGAAATTATTCCTAGTACATCGTATATTCCTATAAAAGATATTATCCTACACTTTGAAAAATACGATTATCGTTTTCATTGGAATAGTGATAATTCAGTTATTGAAATTTGGATACCTATTCAAGATTAG